In Flavobacterium endoglycinae, one DNA window encodes the following:
- a CDS encoding DUF1761 domain-containing protein, whose protein sequence is MEINFYAFLVSAIVTLVVGFIWYNPKVFGTIWMKENNLTQEELRKGSMLKIFGLTYIFSLMISMTLMSLTIHQSGAVGMVGGPPLIASAKPSFSAFMADYGTAYRTFKHGALHGFLSGLFFAFPVIGINGLFERKSWKYIFIHAGFWIITLTLMGGIICAFA, encoded by the coding sequence ATGGAAATTAACTTTTACGCATTTCTAGTTTCTGCGATCGTAACACTTGTCGTAGGCTTCATCTGGTACAATCCAAAAGTCTTTGGAACGATTTGGATGAAAGAAAATAATCTGACTCAAGAAGAACTGAGAAAAGGAAGTATGCTCAAAATTTTCGGACTTACTTACATTTTTTCTTTGATGATTTCGATGACTTTAATGTCGTTGACCATTCATCAATCAGGCGCAGTTGGAATGGTTGGCGGCCCACCTTTAATTGCTTCTGCAAAACCATCTTTTTCTGCTTTCATGGCAGATTATGGAACAGCTTACAGAACATTTAAACACGGCGCTCTGCATGGTTTCTTATCTGGATTATTTTTTGCTTTCCCTGTAATTGGAATCAATGGTTTGTTTGAAAGAAAATCTTGGAAATACATTTTTATACATGCTGGTTTCTGGATAATAACACTTACGTTAATGGGCGGTATCATCTGCGCATTTGCTTAA
- the porN gene encoding type IX secretion system ring subunit PorN/GldN — protein sequence MKVRNFLLAVVSIAGGFASNAQSNLLNAKTPAQIGLKTPAQLISDNDKPLAYGYVDDRDILMGKTTWEIIDLNEKINFPMYFPVDTANIGPDRRSLYDVLTKAIKKGKITEVYTDSYFNTKKSMKDIEGSLSRIDTTDAGRELINQYPDDYKSRVVKKKVVTGTGKNKKVNYVEETVGPTRTVPAEYILKQDLTSADVSQYKIKGYWYFDKRQSELKYRLLGLCPVTPDVYTMNSDEKDYIELFWVFFPNAREALHEAKAFNDNNSALPISFDQILNSRRFNAVIYKEENLYGDREIKDYMKDNAQNQLLESERVKEKIRNFEQDMWNY from the coding sequence ATGAAAGTAAGAAATTTTTTATTAGCTGTTGTTTCTATCGCTGGAGGTTTTGCTTCTAATGCACAATCTAATTTGCTAAACGCGAAAACACCTGCTCAAATAGGACTTAAAACTCCTGCGCAACTTATCTCTGATAATGATAAGCCTCTAGCTTATGGTTATGTAGATGATAGAGATATTTTGATGGGAAAAACTACTTGGGAAATCATTGATTTAAATGAAAAAATCAACTTTCCAATGTACTTTCCTGTAGATACGGCTAATATTGGACCTGATAGACGTTCTCTTTATGACGTCTTGACGAAAGCTATCAAAAAAGGTAAAATAACTGAGGTTTATACTGATAGCTATTTCAATACTAAAAAATCTATGAAAGACATCGAAGGATCATTATCTCGTATTGATACAACAGATGCTGGTAGAGAGCTTATCAACCAATATCCAGATGATTACAAATCACGTGTAGTGAAGAAAAAAGTAGTTACTGGTACTGGTAAAAATAAGAAAGTAAACTATGTTGAAGAAACAGTTGGACCAACAAGAACAGTTCCTGCTGAGTACATCTTAAAACAAGATCTTACTTCTGCTGATGTATCTCAATATAAAATTAAAGGATACTGGTATTTTGACAAACGTCAAAGTGAATTGAAATATCGTTTACTTGGACTTTGCCCTGTAACTCCTGACGTTTATACTATGAATAGTGACGAAAAGGATTATATCGAGTTATTCTGGGTTTTCTTCCCAAATGCACGTGAAGCGCTGCATGAAGCTAAAGCTTTCAACGATAACAACTCTGCTTTGCCAATTTCTTTTGATCAGATATTAAATTCAAGAAGATTTAATGCGGTAATCTATAAAGAAGAAAACTTGTACGGAGATCGTGAGATCAAAGATTACATGAAAGACAATGCTCAGAATCAGTTGTTAGAATCTGAAAGAGTAAAAGAGAAAATCCGTAATTTCGAGCAGGATATGTGGAATTACTAA
- a CDS encoding diacylglycerol/lipid kinase family protein — protein sequence MKKNILFVVNPISGDLDKSDLIEAVQEFAATNHFDLEVYETTGKNDLKEIQKIYDQYNPERIVVAGGDGTIKMVAEAMEEHDVIIGILPAGSANGLSVDLNLPAGIEENLKIAFLHHYIEMDMICINGKKSIHLSDLGLNANLVKNYEQSDVRGFWGYALQAFTTLTESDAPFVATISANNKTVQHVARMIVIANSQKYGTGVIINPNGTMNDGKFELVILKSLDLLLIGKIITGNMPIDSDDIVIISTDKATIETDYPVHFQIDGEYCGAQTSLEIHILHKQMKLAVP from the coding sequence TTGAAAAAGAATATACTCTTTGTCGTAAATCCCATCTCTGGAGATCTCGATAAATCCGATTTAATAGAAGCTGTTCAAGAATTTGCAGCGACAAATCATTTTGATTTAGAAGTTTATGAAACAACTGGAAAAAATGATTTAAAAGAAATTCAAAAAATATACGATCAATATAATCCAGAACGAATCGTTGTTGCGGGCGGAGATGGAACAATCAAAATGGTAGCCGAAGCCATGGAAGAACACGATGTAATTATTGGAATTCTGCCAGCTGGATCAGCAAACGGACTTTCTGTTGATCTAAATCTCCCTGCTGGAATCGAGGAGAACCTAAAAATTGCCTTTCTGCATCATTATATCGAAATGGATATGATTTGCATCAACGGCAAAAAAAGCATTCATTTAAGCGATCTCGGATTAAATGCTAATCTGGTAAAAAACTACGAGCAAAGCGATGTTCGTGGCTTTTGGGGATATGCGCTGCAGGCTTTTACAACATTAACAGAATCAGATGCGCCGTTTGTAGCTACAATTTCAGCTAATAATAAAACGGTTCAGCATGTGGCCCGAATGATTGTAATTGCCAATTCGCAGAAATATGGAACAGGCGTAATTATTAATCCAAACGGAACGATGAATGATGGAAAGTTTGAATTGGTGATTCTGAAAAGTCTTGATTTACTTTTAATTGGAAAAATTATCACCGGAAATATGCCAATTGATTCTGATGACATTGTGATCATTTCAACAGATAAAGCGACTATCGAAACGGATTATCCAGTTCATTTTCAAATTGATGGTGAATATTGCGGAGCGCAGACTTCTTTAGAAATTCATATTCTGCACAAACAAATGAAATTGGCAGTTCCTTGA
- a CDS encoding NAD(P)/FAD-dependent oxidoreductase — protein MLDYLIVGSGLAGISFAEVALKNNKSILVIDDKSQNSSRIAGGLYNPVILKRFSEVWNAKDHLVLMNEFYDQVESKLHEKFNFKMPILRKFFSIEEQNNWFAASDKINLAPFLSTKLITKKYQGIDSPYDYGEVLHTGYVKTGQLLESYREYLKDNKLLLEESFHSSFLDFPDSGIQYKNIKARHIIFAEGFGLHKNPYFNYLPLDGTKGELFLIKAPNLKLDVIVNTSVFILPIGGNLFKVGATYNWHDKTDLPTEEGKKELLDRIKEIITCDFEIVKHFAGVRPTVADRRPIIGTHEAYQAVHLLNGLGTRGVMLGPALAKMLFDHIEYGIPIDKEADIKRFHKRYLKSLTPDRL, from the coding sequence ATGCTTGATTATTTAATCGTTGGATCTGGATTGGCTGGAATTTCTTTTGCCGAAGTTGCCCTAAAAAACAATAAGTCTATTTTGGTTATTGATGACAAATCACAAAATTCTTCCAGAATCGCCGGAGGATTATATAATCCTGTAATTTTAAAACGCTTCAGTGAAGTATGGAATGCAAAAGATCATTTGGTTTTAATGAATGAATTTTATGATCAAGTGGAAAGTAAACTGCATGAAAAATTCAATTTTAAAATGCCAATTCTCAGAAAGTTCTTTTCGATTGAAGAACAGAATAATTGGTTTGCTGCTTCTGATAAAATTAATTTAGCCCCTTTCTTATCTACAAAACTGATTACTAAAAAATATCAAGGAATTGATTCACCTTACGATTATGGAGAAGTTTTGCATACAGGCTATGTTAAAACGGGACAATTATTAGAAAGTTACAGAGAGTATTTAAAAGACAATAAACTACTTCTAGAAGAATCTTTTCATAGCTCTTTTCTCGATTTTCCTGATTCAGGGATTCAATATAAAAATATTAAAGCACGCCATATTATATTTGCAGAGGGTTTTGGACTGCACAAGAATCCTTATTTTAATTATCTGCCTTTGGATGGAACAAAAGGAGAGTTGTTTTTAATAAAAGCGCCGAATTTAAAATTGGATGTTATTGTTAACACCAGTGTTTTTATCCTGCCAATTGGCGGTAATTTGTTTAAAGTGGGTGCAACGTACAATTGGCATGACAAAACAGATCTTCCAACTGAAGAAGGTAAAAAAGAACTTTTAGATCGAATTAAAGAAATTATTACCTGCGATTTTGAGATTGTAAAGCATTTTGCAGGTGTTCGCCCCACAGTTGCTGACAGAAGACCGATTATTGGAACTCACGAAGCTTATCAAGCAGTTCATCTTCTTAACGGATTAGGAACGCGCGGAGTGATGCTTGGACCAGCTTTGGCCAAAATGTTATTTGATCATATCGAATACGGAATTCCAATCGATAAAGAAGCTGATATAAAACGATTCCATAAAAGATATTTAAAATCTCTTACTCCTGACCGGCTTTAG
- a CDS encoding ABC-F family ATP-binding cassette domain-containing protein, giving the protein MLNIHNLSVSFGGTYLFEEVTFRLGAGDRVGLVGKNGAGKSTMLKMLAGDFKPDSGVISQEKDIRMGFLRQDIDFEQGRTVLEEAYEAFTEIKAVEKKLEEINHQLVTRTDYESEEYGQIIEDLSDYTHRFELLGGYNYVGDTEKILLGLGFKREVFNNQTETFSGGWRMRIELAKLLLQSNDVLLLDEPTNHLDIESIIWLESFLRNYPGVVVIVSHDKMFLDNVTNRTIEISLGKAYDFNKPYSQYLELRHEIREKQLATQKNQQKKIEETEKLIEKFRAKASKASMAQSLIKKLDKVERIEVDEDDNSVMNISFPVSKEPGKVVIEAEHVTKAYGEKTILKDISLLVERGSKIAFVGQNGQGKSTFIKALVNEFEYEGNIKLGHNVQLGYFAQNQAEYLDGEITLLQTMEDAATDTNRMKVRDMLGSFLFRGDDVEKKVKVLSGGERNRLALCKLLLQPINVLLMDEPTNHLDIKSKNVLKAALQKFGGTLLLVSHDRDFLQGMSNIVYEFKDQKIKEYLGDINFFLEQRNLENMREVEKKDIVKKDTPKEKEVSKVSYEDQKKTKALQNRLSKIESQIQQLEKDIQHDDKALETNYDKHIEDASFFTAYNKKKSDLDQLLIDWETVQEEIDSFNA; this is encoded by the coding sequence ATGCTTAATATACACAATCTTTCTGTTTCTTTTGGTGGAACCTATTTATTTGAAGAAGTTACTTTTCGTTTAGGCGCTGGCGACCGTGTAGGTCTTGTTGGTAAAAACGGAGCTGGTAAATCAACCATGCTTAAAATGCTGGCTGGAGATTTTAAACCAGATTCAGGAGTTATTTCTCAAGAGAAGGATATTAGAATGGGATTCCTGCGTCAAGATATTGACTTCGAACAAGGAAGAACTGTTTTAGAAGAAGCATATGAGGCTTTTACTGAAATTAAAGCTGTAGAGAAAAAACTAGAAGAAATCAATCATCAATTGGTTACTAGAACTGATTATGAAAGCGAAGAATACGGACAAATCATAGAAGATTTATCGGATTACACACATCGTTTTGAACTTCTTGGAGGTTATAATTATGTAGGTGATACAGAGAAAATTCTTTTAGGTCTTGGTTTCAAAAGAGAGGTTTTTAATAATCAAACCGAAACATTTTCTGGAGGTTGGAGAATGCGTATTGAGCTTGCAAAGCTTTTGCTGCAATCAAACGATGTATTGCTTCTGGATGAGCCAACCAACCACTTAGATATCGAAAGTATTATTTGGCTGGAAAGTTTCCTTAGAAATTATCCTGGAGTTGTGGTAATTGTATCGCACGATAAAATGTTCTTAGATAATGTTACCAATAGAACAATCGAAATCTCTTTAGGAAAAGCATACGATTTCAATAAACCCTATTCTCAATATCTAGAATTGCGTCATGAAATTCGTGAGAAACAATTAGCGACGCAAAAGAATCAGCAGAAAAAGATTGAAGAAACCGAAAAACTAATCGAGAAATTCCGTGCCAAAGCTTCTAAAGCTTCGATGGCGCAATCGTTGATTAAAAAATTAGATAAAGTAGAAAGAATTGAAGTTGACGAAGACGATAATTCAGTTATGAATATCTCGTTTCCAGTTTCTAAGGAACCAGGAAAAGTAGTTATTGAAGCTGAACATGTAACAAAAGCGTACGGTGAAAAAACGATTCTAAAAGATATTAGTTTATTGGTTGAAAGAGGAAGTAAAATTGCATTTGTTGGGCAAAACGGACAAGGTAAATCTACTTTTATTAAAGCGCTGGTAAACGAATTTGAATACGAAGGAAATATCAAATTAGGGCATAATGTACAATTGGGATATTTTGCTCAAAATCAAGCCGAATATTTAGACGGAGAAATTACGTTGCTTCAAACTATGGAAGATGCTGCAACCGATACAAACCGTATGAAAGTTCGCGATATGTTAGGTTCTTTTCTTTTTCGTGGAGATGATGTTGAGAAAAAAGTAAAAGTACTTTCAGGAGGTGAGCGTAACCGTTTGGCACTTTGTAAATTGTTACTACAGCCAATCAACGTATTGCTGATGGATGAGCCTACGAACCACTTGGATATTAAATCTAAAAACGTATTAAAAGCGGCACTTCAGAAATTTGGCGGTACTTTGTTGTTGGTTTCTCACGACAGGGATTTTCTTCAAGGAATGTCGAATATCGTTTATGAATTCAAAGATCAAAAAATCAAAGAATATCTAGGTGATATCAATTTCTTCTTAGAACAGCGCAATCTTGAAAATATGCGTGAAGTAGAGAAAAAAGATATCGTAAAAAAAGATACTCCAAAAGAAAAAGAAGTCAGCAAAGTGTCTTACGAAGATCAGAAAAAAACAAAAGCGCTTCAGAATAGATTAAGTAAAATCGAAAGTCAGATTCAGCAATTAGAAAAAGATATTCAGCACGACGATAAAGCGCTTGAAACGAATTATGACAAACACATCGAAGACGCTTCATTCTTTACCGCTTACAACAAAAAGAAATCAGATTTAGATCAGTTATTAATCGACTGGGAAACTGTTCAAGAAGAGATTGATAGTTTTAATGCATAG
- the porM gene encoding type IX secretion system motor protein PorM/GldM — protein sequence MAGGKLTPRQKMINLMYLVFIAMLAMNVSKEVISAFGLMNEKFEAANTASVATNESLLTSLDQKAAEAKGEFAKAAETAHKVQAVSKEFYDYIAGLKAQSIKGFEIDKETGKLPYEAMDRGDNIDDWFTGDGYTKKGNEIIAKIEKYKSDIKTALGTDKKYAGIISEVEKKFDVSDVKNKEGIKEKYLAYHFKGFPAIASAAKLSAWQNDVKKTEADVYNSALGKAAVAAASYSNYQAIVVLDKNAYFQGEKVTGKVVLGRYDENTKPTSFQGPGQIVNGQAVISLTAGGVGEQDINGQFTFLEDGKNIPLKFSGKYVVVPRPNSATISADKMNVVYRGVVNPISVSFAGVDANKIVASAPGLSSAGKPGKYNMSPGSGTEATISVTGTLPNGDKVTDKKTFRIKGIPGPTGTIRGEMGVVKGPKSNLEIATIGAKLLDFDFEVGLDVVGFNMKIAGQPTVVVTGNKMNAQCKQVLSRAGKGDQVTISEIKTKLVGAGSYLLPRTAPVIYEIQ from the coding sequence ATGGCAGGAGGAAAATTAACCCCTAGACAGAAGATGATCAACCTGATGTATCTGGTTTTCATCGCGATGTTGGCAATGAACGTATCAAAAGAAGTTATTTCTGCTTTTGGTTTGATGAATGAAAAATTTGAAGCGGCAAACACTGCTTCTGTTGCAACAAACGAAAGTTTATTAACGTCTTTAGATCAAAAAGCTGCTGAAGCAAAAGGAGAATTTGCTAAAGCTGCTGAAACAGCTCACAAAGTTCAAGCAGTATCTAAAGAATTCTATGACTATATCGCTGGTTTAAAAGCGCAGTCAATCAAAGGATTTGAAATTGATAAAGAAACTGGAAAATTACCTTACGAGGCAATGGACAGAGGTGATAATATCGACGACTGGTTTACAGGAGACGGTTACACTAAAAAAGGTAACGAAATTATCGCTAAAATTGAGAAATATAAATCAGATATTAAAACTGCTCTAGGAACAGATAAAAAATATGCTGGTATTATTTCTGAGGTTGAGAAAAAATTTGATGTTTCTGACGTAAAAAACAAAGAAGGTATAAAAGAAAAATACTTAGCTTATCACTTTAAAGGTTTTCCTGCAATTGCATCAGCTGCTAAACTTTCAGCTTGGCAAAATGACGTTAAGAAAACTGAAGCAGACGTTTACAACAGCGCTTTAGGAAAAGCTGCGGTTGCTGCTGCATCTTACAGTAATTACCAAGCAATTGTTGTATTAGACAAAAATGCTTATTTCCAAGGAGAGAAAGTAACTGGTAAAGTAGTTTTAGGTCGTTATGACGAAAACACTAAACCAACATCTTTCCAAGGTCCTGGACAAATCGTAAACGGACAAGCGGTTATCTCTTTAACTGCAGGTGGAGTTGGAGAACAGGATATCAACGGACAATTTACGTTCTTAGAGGATGGTAAAAACATTCCACTTAAATTCTCTGGAAAATATGTTGTAGTACCAAGACCAAATTCAGCTACTATTTCTGCTGATAAAATGAATGTTGTATATAGAGGAGTTGTTAACCCAATCTCTGTATCATTCGCAGGTGTTGATGCAAACAAAATCGTTGCTAGTGCTCCTGGATTATCTTCAGCTGGTAAGCCTGGAAAATATAACATGAGCCCTGGTTCAGGTACAGAAGCTACGATTTCTGTTACAGGAACATTACCAAACGGTGACAAAGTTACTGATAAGAAAACATTCAGAATTAAAGGTATTCCTGGACCAACAGGAACAATCAGAGGAGAAATGGGAGTTGTTAAAGGTCCTAAATCGAACTTAGAGATTGCTACTATTGGAGCTAAATTACTTGATTTCGACTTTGAAGTTGGTTTAGATGTTGTTGGATTCAACATGAAGATTGCTGGACAGCCTACAGTTGTTGTTACTGGTAATAAAATGAATGCACAATGTAAACAAGTACTTTCAAGAGCAGGTAAAGGAGATCAGGTTACTATTTCTGAAATTAAAACTAAACTTGTTGGAGCTGGTAGTTATTTATTACCAAGAACTGCTCCGGTAATTTATGAAATACAATAA
- a CDS encoding DUF983 domain-containing protein, with the protein MLKKGSKLNSILTGSCPKCQKESMYSDKNPLHLNNVLKMNDHCSHCGLKYQIEPSFFYGAMYVSYALNVAVGIAAFIVSFVFFGASISQSFIAIIITLVLLFPFVLRLSRNLYINMFVSYDPKAGQE; encoded by the coding sequence ATGTTAAAAAAAGGATCCAAACTAAATAGTATTTTAACAGGAAGTTGTCCAAAATGCCAAAAAGAAAGCATGTATTCAGACAAAAATCCGCTTCATTTGAATAACGTTCTCAAAATGAATGATCACTGCAGCCACTGTGGACTAAAATATCAAATTGAGCCTTCCTTTTTTTACGGAGCAATGTATGTGAGTTATGCTTTGAATGTTGCTGTTGGAATCGCTGCCTTTATTGTTTCTTTCGTCTTTTTTGGAGCAAGTATTAGTCAATCGTTCATCGCTATTATAATAACTCTTGTTCTTTTATTTCCTTTTGTATTACGACTTTCGAGAAACTTATACATCAACATGTTTGTTTCATACGATCCTAAAGCCGGTCAGGAGTAA
- a CDS encoding GNAT family protein → MNTTYSFQIYKSTSLLPLEWNSLAADNIFLTREYLEVLENSCPVNMTCHFIGLFEEKKLIGIVLTQFLFAEKLESFGERDKCLKTSVRNFALKNFASHVLFVGNNMLTGQNAFIFKENVKQSKAIKTLHKAINQLKKDLKESGKKVHITSIKDFTAKEIEPLQAEFKNNYTFSTQPNMVFEIRENWKTEQDYIDALSKKYRDQYKRARKKSEGIIKQKMTLADIKKYEDVIYDLYFHVAKNAPFNTFFLARNHFSFFKEIMGDNFLLYGYFLDEKLIGFNTLIKNGAVMDTYFLGYDESVQREKMLYLNMLYDMIAYSIKQGFKEIVFARTALEIKSSVGAKPVKMYGLITHSNSLINHNISRFFNYLEPKTEWQERNPFK, encoded by the coding sequence TTGAATACAACCTATTCTTTCCAGATTTACAAAAGCACTTCCTTACTGCCTTTAGAATGGAATTCGCTTGCTGCTGATAATATTTTTTTGACACGGGAATATCTCGAAGTACTGGAAAATTCTTGCCCAGTAAACATGACTTGTCATTTTATTGGACTTTTTGAAGAGAAAAAACTAATTGGAATTGTTCTGACCCAATTTTTATTTGCCGAAAAACTCGAATCGTTTGGAGAACGTGACAAGTGTTTAAAAACATCTGTCCGTAATTTTGCTTTAAAAAACTTTGCTTCGCACGTGTTATTTGTTGGCAACAATATGCTTACGGGACAAAATGCTTTTATCTTTAAAGAAAATGTTAAGCAATCTAAAGCGATAAAAACACTTCATAAAGCGATAAATCAGCTAAAAAAGGATTTGAAAGAAAGCGGAAAGAAAGTCCACATTACAAGCATAAAGGATTTTACTGCAAAAGAAATCGAACCACTTCAGGCTGAATTTAAAAACAATTATACGTTTTCGACACAGCCGAATATGGTTTTCGAAATCAGAGAAAACTGGAAAACCGAACAGGATTATATCGATGCTTTATCTAAAAAATACCGCGATCAATACAAACGTGCCCGAAAAAAATCTGAAGGAATCATAAAACAAAAAATGACTCTTGCCGATATTAAAAAATACGAAGATGTAATTTATGATTTGTATTTTCATGTGGCCAAAAATGCTCCTTTCAATACTTTCTTTCTAGCCAGAAATCATTTTAGTTTTTTCAAAGAAATTATGGGAGATAACTTTTTATTATATGGTTATTTTTTAGACGAAAAACTTATCGGATTCAATACTTTGATTAAAAACGGCGCAGTAATGGACACTTATTTCTTAGGATACGACGAAAGTGTACAACGCGAAAAAATGCTGTATCTGAACATGTTGTACGATATGATCGCCTACTCTATTAAACAAGGTTTTAAGGAAATCGTTTTTGCTCGGACTGCACTTGAAATCAAAAGTTCTGTTGGCGCCAAACCAGTAAAAATGTATGGTTTGATAACACACAGCAACTCGTTGATTAATCACAATATTTCACGATTTTTCAATTATCTGGAACCCAAAACGGAATGGCAGGAACGCAATCCTTTTAAATAA
- the porN gene encoding type IX secretion system ring subunit PorN/GldN produces MKVKLFLAVFIALVVNFSSIAQSNLLNAKKPSEIGLKTPAQLISDNDKPLAYGYVDDRDVLMGKTVWEIIDLNEKINFPLYFPVDTVNIGPERRSLYDVLTKAIRQGKITEVYTDSYFNTKKSLKDIQGSLSRIDTTDAGRELINQYPDDFKSRVVKKKVVTGTGKNKKVNYVEQTVGPTRTVPAEYILKQDLTAADVEQYKIKGYWYFDKRQSELKYRLLGICPVTPDVYTMNSDEKDYIELFWVFFPDAREVLHEAKAFNDKNSALPISFDQILNSRRFNAIIYKEENVYGDREIKDYMKDNAQNQLLESERVKEKIRNFEEDMWNY; encoded by the coding sequence ATGAAAGTAAAATTATTTTTAGCAGTTTTTATTGCTTTAGTTGTAAACTTTAGTTCTATTGCACAGTCGAATTTATTGAATGCGAAAAAGCCTTCAGAGATTGGGCTCAAAACCCCTGCACAGCTTATTTCTGATAATGACAAACCTTTAGCATATGGTTATGTCGATGACAGAGACGTTTTGATGGGGAAAACAGTTTGGGAAATTATAGATTTAAATGAAAAAATAAATTTCCCATTATATTTTCCTGTAGATACAGTTAATATTGGTCCAGAACGACGTTCCCTTTATGATGTTTTAACAAAAGCCATCAGGCAGGGAAAAATTACAGAAGTTTATACGGACAGTTATTTCAATACGAAGAAATCTTTAAAAGACATTCAAGGATCTTTATCACGTATTGATACTACGGATGCAGGTAGAGAACTTATCAATCAATATCCAGATGATTTTAAATCACGAGTTGTAAAGAAAAAAGTAGTTACCGGTACCGGAAAAAATAAAAAAGTAAATTATGTAGAGCAGACAGTTGGACCAACAAGAACAGTTCCTGCAGAATACATATTAAAACAAGATCTTACAGCTGCAGATGTGGAGCAGTATAAAATAAAAGGATACTGGTATTTTGACAAAAGACAGAGTGAATTAAAATATCGTTTGTTAGGAATTTGTCCGGTAACCCCAGACGTTTATACTATGAACAGTGATGAAAAGGATTATATTGAGCTATTCTGGGTTTTCTTTCCTGATGCCCGTGAAGTATTGCATGAAGCAAAAGCTTTTAATGATAAGAACTCGGCATTGCCTATTTCATTTGACCAGATTCTAAATTCGAGAAGATTTAATGCGATTATCTATAAAGAAGAGAATGTGTATGGAGACCGTGAAATCAAAGATTATATGAAGGATAATGCTCAAAACCAATTGTTGGAATCTGAAAGAGTAAAAGAGAAAATCCGCAATTTTGAAGAAGATATGTGGAATTACTAA
- a CDS encoding App1 family protein, whose protein sequence is MKPILQLYRGYANEQELIVMGHVLRREHNYDFEKRKLKNATSILKLFRIKTIKNFDVYLHYNNEVIHTKTLDDGFFNFCIPLEKETHFGWMPYEVSLKYQDKTVHCKGSFIRPHKGKLGIISDIDDTFLISHTKNLFLKIYILLFKNVNDRRVFKDVVAHYQALSQAGRNNPEEGNAFFYISSSEWNLYRFIAKFTRINKLPKAVFLLKDIKRGITDFFMSGRGNHDHKYEKIKHVVEFYPNLKYVLLGDDSQHDPMLYERICKIFPVTVIAVYIRQTGKSQKTEVKKILHNLETLDVAVCYFKDSSEAIEHSKSIGII, encoded by the coding sequence ATGAAACCAATTTTACAATTATATCGAGGTTATGCAAATGAGCAAGAATTAATTGTGATGGGGCATGTCTTAAGAAGAGAACACAACTACGATTTTGAAAAAAGAAAGCTAAAAAACGCCACCTCGATTCTAAAGTTATTCCGAATAAAAACCATTAAAAATTTTGATGTTTATCTCCATTATAATAATGAAGTGATTCATACCAAAACTTTAGACGATGGTTTTTTTAATTTTTGCATTCCGCTGGAAAAGGAAACTCATTTTGGCTGGATGCCATATGAAGTCAGTCTGAAATATCAAGATAAAACGGTTCACTGCAAGGGTAGTTTTATTCGGCCGCATAAAGGAAAACTGGGCATTATATCCGATATTGATGATACATTTTTGATTTCGCATACTAAGAATTTATTTCTCAAAATATATATTTTGCTTTTCAAAAATGTAAACGACCGTAGAGTATTCAAAGATGTTGTGGCACATTATCAAGCATTGAGCCAGGCTGGAAGAAATAATCCTGAAGAAGGAAATGCATTCTTTTATATTTCAAGCAGCGAATGGAATTTATACCGATTTATTGCCAAATTTACCCGCATTAATAAACTTCCAAAAGCGGTTTTTCTGCTGAAAGATATCAAAAGAGGAATCACCGATTTTTTTATGAGCGGAAGAGGGAATCACGATCACAAATATGAAAAGATAAAACATGTGGTTGAGTTTTACCCAAATTTAAAATATGTTTTATTAGGAGATGATTCTCAGCATGATCCTATGTTGTACGAACGAATCTGTAAAATTTTTCCAGTTACCGTAATTGCTGTTTATATTAGGCAGACTGGAAAATCTCAAAAAACAGAAGTTAAAAAAATACTCCACAATTTAGAAACACTTGATGTTGCAGTGTGTTATTTTAAAGACAGCAGTGAGGCTATTGAGCATTCTAAGTCTATTGGGATTATTTAG